One window from the genome of Loxodonta africana isolate mLoxAfr1 chromosome 14, mLoxAfr1.hap2, whole genome shotgun sequence encodes:
- the LOC100673278 gene encoding cytochrome c oxidase subunit 6C produces the protein MSSSVLAKPQMRGLLAKRMRFHLVGAFIVSMGAATYYKFAVGEARKKAYADFYRNYDSMKDFEEMRKAGIFQSVK, from the exons ATGTCCTCCAGTGTTTTGGCAAAACCTCAGATGCGAGGCCTTCTGGCCAAGCGTATGCGATTTCATCTTGTTGGAGCATTTATTGTGTCCATGGGGGCTGCAACTTACTAtaag TTTGCAGTAGGTGAAGCAAGAAAGAAGGCATATGCGGATTTCTATAGAAATTATGATTCCATGAAGGATTTTGAGGAGATGAGGAAAGCTGGCATCTTTCAGAGTGTAAAATGA